The Leptospira sp. WS39.C2 genome contains a region encoding:
- the arsN2 gene encoding arsenic resistance N-acetyltransferase ArsN2 has protein sequence MEQVIFQSANDDELPVIFQMLRDNHLPFEDITHISIQNFLLAKFETLTIGCIGIEEFKEIALLRSFCVKESYRKLRIGKSMYQMMENSCHKKGITELFLLTTTAESYFTKLGFLVTDRSKTPEFIKNTTQFRLICPDSAICMKKNL, from the coding sequence ATGGAACAAGTAATTTTCCAATCTGCAAATGATGACGAACTTCCAGTCATATTTCAAATGTTAAGGGATAACCATCTTCCATTTGAAGACATTACACATATTTCGATACAAAACTTTCTACTCGCCAAATTTGAAACGCTAACTATCGGTTGTATCGGAATTGAAGAATTTAAAGAGATAGCATTGTTACGGTCTTTCTGTGTCAAAGAATCGTATCGTAAATTAAGAATTGGAAAATCGATGTACCAAATGATGGAGAATTCTTGTCATAAGAAAGGTATTACGGAATTATTTTTATTAACTACTACTGCAGAATCGTATTTCACAAAGTTAGGTTTTCTTGTCACAGACAGATCCAAAACACCGGAATTCATTAAAAATACAACACAGTTCCGATTGATTTGTCCTGATTCAGCAATTTGTATGAAAAAAAATTTATAA
- the add gene encoding adenosine deaminase has translation MEVPFSEILSRIAVIDRDIAELNRLKSRLPADRPYSPTIQLTFDKQINTLLNERVSLMELPVLHPPLWLLPKVGIEGSEQVSLLKERKSLLAGDLSVSHPNEQDVINFIREIPKTEVHLHLEACVNKETLKFLYKKNGIEVTDQEFEEKYNFKDLNGFIQVFFFVQGSVKEASDLGYFIDSLADYLRSNHIVYCEAFFAPSKFIQNGLDFDEMVEVMVNRIRQIEVKDGISIRLLVDVSRSFGPENAMNNLKRVLGLKHKEVIGIGLGGAELMGPAKDYAEVFKIARESGLRCVAHSGEDDGPWAIWDAVNLCKAERIGHGTSAIQDPELVRYMKENKIPIEICVTSNVFTGKYVRKEQNHPVRYYYDQGLMLCINTDDPDIFNVNLTYEFFKLYRFLDFSIDEIIDLVRQGVLCTFHPEKETLWKSMEEKIDQIKLKYNLIPEKQSIPA, from the coding sequence ATGGAAGTTCCTTTTTCTGAAATCCTAAGCCGCATCGCTGTCATTGACCGTGACATTGCTGAATTAAATCGACTCAAAAGCCGACTACCAGCTGACAGGCCCTATTCGCCCACCATCCAACTTACATTTGATAAACAAATCAACACACTCTTAAACGAAAGAGTTTCGTTGATGGAATTACCAGTCCTCCATCCTCCACTTTGGTTATTGCCAAAAGTAGGAATCGAAGGATCGGAACAGGTATCTCTTTTAAAGGAAAGAAAATCGTTACTTGCTGGGGATCTATCTGTTTCCCATCCTAACGAACAAGATGTTATCAATTTTATCAGAGAGATTCCCAAAACAGAAGTTCATTTGCATTTAGAAGCTTGCGTGAACAAAGAAACACTGAAGTTTTTATACAAAAAAAATGGAATCGAAGTCACTGACCAAGAATTTGAAGAGAAGTACAATTTCAAAGACCTCAATGGTTTTATCCAAGTTTTCTTTTTTGTCCAAGGTTCAGTTAAAGAAGCGTCTGATTTAGGATATTTCATTGATAGTTTAGCAGACTACTTGCGATCCAATCACATTGTTTATTGTGAAGCTTTCTTTGCACCATCCAAGTTCATCCAAAACGGATTGGATTTTGATGAAATGGTTGAAGTTATGGTGAATCGAATTCGCCAAATTGAAGTTAAGGATGGAATCTCCATTCGTTTACTTGTGGACGTTTCAAGATCCTTTGGTCCAGAAAATGCAATGAACAATCTGAAACGTGTGTTAGGTTTGAAGCACAAAGAAGTCATTGGAATTGGACTTGGTGGGGCGGAACTCATGGGCCCTGCAAAAGATTACGCTGAAGTTTTCAAAATTGCACGTGAATCTGGTTTACGTTGTGTAGCTCACTCCGGTGAAGATGACGGTCCTTGGGCAATTTGGGATGCAGTAAACTTATGTAAGGCGGAACGAATAGGACATGGTACGTCAGCTATCCAAGACCCTGAACTTGTTCGTTACATGAAAGAGAATAAAATTCCAATCGAAATCTGTGTTACATCAAATGTTTTTACTGGGAAATACGTAAGAAAGGAACAAAACCACCCAGTTCGTTATTATTATGACCAAGGTTTGATGCTTTGTATCAACACAGATGACCCTGATATTTTTAATGTAAATTTAACTTACGAATTCTTTAAGTTGTATCGCTTTTTGGATTTCTCAATTGATGAAATCATTGATTTGGTAAGACAAGGTGTGTTATGTACCTTTCACCCAGAAAAGGAAACTTTATGGAAATCAATGGAAGAAAAAATCGACCAGATTAAATTGAAGTATAACTTAATTCCAGAGAAACAAAGTATCCCTGCTTAG
- a CDS encoding ester cyclase: MKHRDTIEYILKELFTDPKTTAISDVFSSDYIAHTSKKNFTGLKVVSKWIKNLNQFLSDLRITKLEFIFEDQNTVVWKRTIKGKLKPSQNKKLPKGKSIQWEEMIVSKFKGNLIVEEWISSEFLGALLPLGNSKNLK, translated from the coding sequence ATGAAACACAGAGACACAATCGAATATATTTTAAAGGAACTGTTTACCGATCCCAAGACGACCGCAATCTCTGATGTGTTTTCATCAGATTATATTGCGCATACTTCTAAAAAAAATTTCACTGGTTTAAAAGTAGTCAGCAAATGGATCAAAAATTTAAACCAATTTTTATCAGACTTGAGGATAACCAAACTTGAATTCATTTTTGAAGATCAAAACACTGTTGTCTGGAAACGTACAATCAAAGGTAAACTCAAACCTTCCCAAAACAAAAAACTTCCGAAAGGTAAATCAATCCAATGGGAAGAGATGATTGTTTCAAAATTTAAGGGAAACCTAATTGTAGAAGAATGGATCTCCAGTGAATTTCTTGGTGCTTTACTGCCTTTAGGAAATTCTAAAAACCTTAAGTAA
- a CDS encoding alpha/beta hydrolase: MNPPLESLVRKPKTEIDKPTLLLLLHGVGSNEKDLYSLADHLPDTLLVVSVRGPLVMGRDRFGWYEINFQGGTLKIDVVQQENSHKLLLEFLNYLEGQYTFDTQNVWIGGFSQGAVMSYSVGLENPDQFRGIIALSGRMLEETKNKIGTTVGTKKQKIYIAHGTNDNVISIAAARSSKEFLESTGRDPHYKEYAEGHTISREMLKDLVTWFAEQL; encoded by the coding sequence ATGAATCCCCCATTAGAATCATTAGTCAGAAAACCTAAAACTGAGATCGATAAACCGACTTTATTGTTATTACTCCATGGTGTTGGAAGCAATGAAAAAGATTTATATTCACTTGCAGATCATTTGCCAGATACACTTCTCGTTGTTTCTGTCCGTGGTCCACTAGTCATGGGTCGCGATCGTTTTGGTTGGTATGAGATTAACTTTCAAGGAGGGACCCTGAAAATTGACGTCGTCCAACAAGAAAATAGCCACAAACTTCTATTAGAATTTTTGAATTATTTAGAAGGACAATATACCTTTGATACACAAAACGTTTGGATTGGTGGTTTTAGCCAAGGTGCCGTAATGTCGTATTCTGTCGGATTAGAAAACCCAGATCAATTTAGAGGGATCATCGCCCTCAGTGGCAGAATGTTAGAGGAAACTAAAAATAAAATTGGAACAACCGTTGGAACGAAGAAACAAAAAATCTACATCGCTCATGGAACCAATGACAATGTAATATCCATTGCCGCCGCCAGAAGTTCAAAGGAATTTTTGGAATCAACGGGAAGAGATCCACATTACAAAGAATATGCGGAAGGCCATACCATTTCAAGGGAGATGTTAAAAGATTTGGTAACTTGGTTTGCGGAACAATTATAA
- a CDS encoding VOC family protein: MAAPKKKKTLKKSKPSKGTGKVTPTKTNPITPFLMFNANLEDVTRFYSGIFKQCKVISVNPMQAEFILNGQKFSAYNGGPEFKFSWGVSFMIHVETQKEVDHYWNSLSAGGKELMCGWVEDKFGMVWQVTPNILLELISHKDPIKREKATQAMLKMRKIDINILKESVK, from the coding sequence ATGGCAGCACCGAAAAAGAAAAAAACTCTGAAAAAATCAAAACCTTCCAAAGGAACAGGAAAAGTAACTCCCACAAAAACAAATCCAATCACTCCTTTTTTAATGTTCAATGCCAATCTGGAAGATGTTACAAGGTTTTACTCTGGAATTTTCAAACAATGCAAAGTGATCTCGGTGAATCCAATGCAAGCAGAGTTCATATTGAACGGACAAAAATTTTCTGCCTACAACGGTGGACCTGAATTTAAATTCTCTTGGGGTGTATCTTTTATGATCCATGTAGAAACACAAAAAGAAGTAGATCATTATTGGAATTCACTTTCAGCAGGTGGAAAGGAACTTATGTGCGGATGGGTGGAAGATAAATTTGGAATGGTTTGGCAAGTGACACCAAATATCTTATTAGAATTAATTTCACATAAAGATCCAATTAAACGTGAAAAAGCTACACAAGCGATGTTAAAGATGAGAAAAATCGATATAAACATTTTAAAAGAATCTGTGAAGTAA
- a CDS encoding glucose 1-dehydrogenase — MSKEFEGKVALVTGAASPIGLGRAIANRIASHGASLVLVDLNQEKIEEAAREVEAKFGVKAIGVACNVTKPEDCDAAISKTKEAFGKLDFLVNNAGVLKDNLLIRMSEQEYDFVMDVNCKGVFLMTKSASKLILKSDSGRIVNISSVSGLTGQPGQANYSTSKAGVIALTKVSAREFSGRNVLVNAVCPGYVQTEMTGTLSKEVQEKLTDPAVIPLKRPGKQEEIASAVKFFLSNDASYITGTYLRVDGGAAIGM; from the coding sequence ATGTCCAAAGAATTCGAAGGAAAAGTAGCACTGGTAACGGGAGCTGCCTCTCCCATTGGTTTGGGTAGAGCAATCGCAAACCGAATCGCATCGCATGGTGCAAGTTTGGTGCTTGTTGATTTGAATCAGGAAAAAATTGAAGAAGCTGCAAGAGAAGTAGAAGCAAAATTTGGTGTAAAAGCAATCGGTGTTGCTTGTAACGTAACAAAACCGGAAGATTGTGATGCTGCCATTAGCAAAACAAAAGAAGCATTTGGGAAACTTGATTTTCTTGTTAACAATGCTGGAGTATTGAAAGACAACTTACTCATTCGTATGTCAGAACAAGAATATGATTTTGTAATGGATGTGAATTGTAAGGGAGTTTTCCTTATGACAAAATCTGCAAGTAAACTCATCCTTAAATCTGATTCAGGAAGGATTGTAAATATTTCTTCTGTTTCTGGATTAACTGGCCAACCAGGCCAAGCAAATTACTCCACTTCAAAAGCTGGTGTGATTGCGCTTACAAAAGTTTCTGCTCGTGAATTTTCAGGAAGAAACGTTCTTGTTAATGCAGTTTGCCCAGGTTATGTGCAAACAGAAATGACAGGAACTCTTTCCAAAGAAGTACAAGAAAAGTTAACAGATCCTGCTGTTATCCCACTGAAACGTCCTGGAAAACAAGAAGAGATCGCATCTGCTGTGAAATTTTTCTTAAGTAACGATGCATCTTACATCACAGGTACATACCTCCGCGTTGACGGTGGTGCTGCTATCGGGATGTAG
- a CDS encoding DegT/DnrJ/EryC1/StrS family aminotransferase, which translates to MLTSRKTFLPFALPSISEDAIEEVAQVLRSGWVTSGPKVKQFEMEFGDFVGSKETIAVNSATAGLHLALEAIGLTTNDAAITSSITFTATAEVICYFGAEPILTDVDPIHNLMTPQTLEATISSKCKWNGKELTSKKTGKLIKAILPVHLAGYTCDMEAILQIAKKYNLYVIEDAAHAFPAVHKNKMIGTWGDFTVFSFYATKGITTGEGGMITTHHKEYADRIRRMRLHGINRDAFNRPGWYYEVVDAGYKYNMTDIAAALGVVQLKESHGFWERRTEIAKHYNAEFGRFKGVKIPKEDENGIHSWHLYRIEIDPKVAKIGRDTLVEELKERNIGTSLHFIPIFEHPFYKKTHGFQRKDYPNACSMYDRTVSLPLFAGMTKSDEKDVIDAMKELLA; encoded by the coding sequence ATGCTCACATCTCGCAAAACCTTCCTACCCTTTGCTCTTCCCTCGATTTCGGAAGATGCCATAGAAGAAGTTGCCCAGGTTCTAAGATCCGGTTGGGTTACCTCGGGACCAAAAGTAAAACAATTTGAGATGGAGTTTGGAGACTTTGTAGGTAGCAAAGAAACCATTGCAGTCAATTCTGCAACAGCCGGTCTCCACTTAGCTCTTGAGGCTATTGGTCTTACAACAAATGACGCTGCCATCACTAGTTCTATTACCTTTACTGCCACAGCAGAAGTGATTTGTTATTTTGGTGCAGAACCCATCCTCACCGATGTAGACCCTATCCACAACTTAATGACTCCGCAAACTTTGGAAGCAACGATCAGTTCAAAATGCAAATGGAATGGAAAAGAACTCACAAGTAAAAAAACGGGAAAACTTATCAAAGCCATTTTACCTGTTCATTTAGCAGGTTACACTTGTGATATGGAGGCCATTCTCCAAATTGCAAAAAAATATAATTTGTATGTCATAGAAGATGCGGCTCATGCATTTCCTGCCGTTCACAAAAACAAAATGATTGGAACCTGGGGAGATTTTACTGTTTTCAGTTTTTATGCCACCAAAGGTATCACTACTGGCGAAGGTGGTATGATCACCACACACCACAAAGAGTATGCAGATCGAATCAGAAGGATGAGACTCCATGGTATTAATCGAGATGCGTTTAATCGTCCAGGTTGGTATTACGAAGTGGTGGATGCAGGTTATAAATATAATATGACAGACATTGCAGCCGCACTCGGAGTGGTCCAACTCAAAGAATCACATGGATTTTGGGAACGTAGAACTGAAATCGCAAAACATTATAATGCTGAATTTGGTAGATTCAAAGGTGTTAAAATTCCGAAAGAAGATGAAAATGGAATTCATAGTTGGCATTTGTATCGCATTGAAATTGATCCAAAAGTTGCAAAGATAGGCCGTGACACTCTTGTAGAAGAATTAAAAGAGCGAAACATTGGTACAAGTTTACATTTCATTCCAATCTTTGAGCACCCGTTTTACAAAAAGACGCATGGGTTTCAAAGAAAAGATTATCCTAATGCCTGTTCGATGTATGATCGAACCGTATCATTGCCTTTATTTGCAGGAATGACAAAATCTGATGAAAAAGATGTGATCGATGCGATGAAAGAGTTATTAGCTTAA
- the purB gene encoding adenylosuccinate lyase: MIDRYSHPEISAIWELENKFKIWTDIEIYACEARANRGEVPKEDLEIIKQKAKFNVDEILEIESKVHHDVIAYLTNLNSYIGPAGRHVHFGLTSSDVGDTALCVQMVQAMDLLIQRTETLLETTKQKAKEYKDLPCIGRSHGIHAEPMTLGLKFALFYAEMTRNLERMKDAREQVAVGKLSGAVGTYSNIDLEIEEYVLNKLGLKVDPIATQVISRDRHAFYMSVLGVVAASLDRMATEIRLLQKTEGREVEEPFAKGQKGSSAMPHKRNPVVCERISGISRVIRSNVNVGLQNVGLWHERDISHSSAERIVLPDSTIALDYILEKMNFVLKGLHVYPDATERTLNVTRGLIFSQKVLLWLIEKGGITREDAYLIVQENAMAVWADQSKNLRDLLKQDPRCSKILKDSDLDEIFQIKPYLERIPLIFKRLGIID; this comes from the coding sequence ATGATCGATCGTTATAGCCATCCTGAAATTTCCGCCATTTGGGAATTAGAGAACAAATTTAAAATTTGGACAGATATTGAAATTTATGCCTGCGAAGCTCGCGCGAATCGTGGTGAAGTCCCGAAAGAAGACCTAGAAATCATCAAACAAAAAGCAAAATTCAATGTGGATGAAATTCTAGAAATTGAATCTAAAGTACACCATGATGTCATTGCTTACTTAACCAATTTAAATTCTTATATAGGACCAGCAGGCCGTCATGTTCACTTCGGACTCACTTCAAGTGACGTAGGAGACACAGCACTATGTGTCCAAATGGTACAAGCGATGGACCTTCTCATCCAACGCACAGAAACTCTTTTAGAAACAACAAAACAAAAAGCAAAAGAGTACAAAGACCTTCCTTGTATCGGACGTTCTCATGGGATTCATGCGGAACCAATGACACTTGGTCTTAAGTTTGCTCTCTTTTATGCAGAGATGACGCGTAACTTAGAACGAATGAAAGATGCCCGCGAACAAGTGGCTGTAGGTAAACTATCAGGAGCTGTGGGAACGTATTCCAATATTGATTTAGAAATTGAAGAGTATGTTTTAAATAAACTCGGACTCAAAGTGGATCCGATTGCCACGCAAGTGATCTCACGTGACAGACACGCATTTTATATGTCGGTACTGGGTGTGGTCGCTGCGAGTTTGGATCGAATGGCAACAGAGATCCGACTCTTACAAAAAACAGAAGGGCGGGAGGTTGAAGAACCATTTGCAAAAGGCCAAAAAGGATCCTCAGCAATGCCTCATAAACGTAATCCCGTTGTTTGTGAACGTATTTCGGGGATCTCTCGAGTCATTCGTTCCAATGTCAACGTTGGATTACAAAACGTAGGACTTTGGCATGAAAGGGACATTTCGCATTCTTCTGCAGAACGGATTGTACTTCCTGATTCTACCATAGCACTCGATTACATTTTGGAAAAAATGAATTTTGTCCTCAAAGGACTCCATGTCTATCCAGATGCCACAGAACGTACGTTAAACGTGACAAGAGGACTTATTTTTTCACAAAAAGTTTTGTTATGGCTTATCGAAAAAGGTGGAATCACTCGTGAAGATGCCTACCTCATCGTACAGGAAAATGCGATGGCGGTTTGGGCTGACCAATCCAAAAATCTGCGTGACCTATTGAAACAAGATCCAAGGTGTTCGAAGATTTTAAAAGACTCTGACTTGGATGAAATTTTCCAAATTAAACCTTATTTGGAACGGATTCCACTCATCTTCAAACGTTTGGGTATCATTGACTAA
- the cysE gene encoding serine O-acetyltransferase, translating to MFENIKIIKKFDPAAKSYLEIVLCYPGLHALWLHKIAHLLYKLRLPIIPRLINYISRFLTGIDIHPGAKIAPGVFIDHGAGVVIGETAIVGTGSLIFQGVTLGGTGKESGKRHPTIGKNVVIGAGAKILGNITVEEHVRVGAGSVVMRNVPAGCTVVGIPGKVVKAGDGTSDSMEQMLEHNQMPDPIAKVFSVLLEKVETQQQLINKLYEKQQLLEKSSTHPPEDDLFLQEFIHGDGI from the coding sequence ATGTTCGAAAATATAAAAATCATAAAAAAATTTGACCCTGCAGCCAAATCATATTTGGAAATTGTCCTTTGTTATCCTGGCTTACATGCTTTATGGCTCCATAAAATTGCTCATCTCCTCTACAAACTACGATTGCCAATCATTCCGCGCCTAATCAATTACATCAGCCGATTCCTCACAGGTATCGACATCCATCCAGGGGCAAAAATTGCACCAGGAGTTTTTATAGACCATGGTGCTGGTGTGGTCATTGGAGAAACTGCGATTGTTGGAACTGGTTCTTTAATTTTCCAAGGTGTTACCTTAGGTGGAACTGGGAAAGAATCAGGTAAACGTCACCCTACGATTGGCAAAAATGTTGTGATTGGTGCTGGTGCTAAAATTTTAGGAAACATTACCGTAGAAGAACATGTAAGAGTAGGTGCTGGATCAGTTGTTATGCGAAATGTTCCAGCCGGGTGTACTGTTGTCGGTATCCCAGGAAAGGTAGTAAAAGCTGGTGATGGTACATCTGATAGTATGGAACAAATGTTGGAACACAACCAAATGCCAGATCCAATTGCAAAAGTTTTTTCGGTCTTGCTTGAAAAAGTGGAAACACAACAACAACTCATAAACAAACTTTACGAAAAACAACAGCTGTTAGAAAAATCAAGTACCCACCCTCCAGAAGATGATTTATTCCTTCAAGAATTCATCCATGGAGATGGAATTTAA
- the ygiD gene encoding 4,5-DOPA dioxygenase extradiol has product MNSDKIQEKVLLPSLFLGHGSPMNAIEENEFVDGLRNLTKSIPKPKAILAISAHWLTNGTFVTAMEKPPTIHDFGGFPKALFEVQYPAPGSPELAKKIQSLVKSQPVGLDYDWGLDHGTWSVLKHIYPEANIPVVQLSIDYKLSLQQHLEIAKELIPLREEGILIVASGNIVHNLGMVAWDRLNEVYGFDWAMDVNQNVKKWIDIGDIDSLLSIRSKGKAFEWAIPSTEHYLPLLYTLGTQLPSDKVSFFNDKPVAGALTMTSVRLDSKPVLS; this is encoded by the coding sequence ATGAATTCGGACAAAATACAAGAAAAGGTACTTCTTCCGTCATTGTTTTTAGGACATGGCAGTCCTATGAATGCAATCGAAGAAAACGAATTTGTCGACGGACTTCGAAATCTAACGAAATCTATTCCAAAACCAAAGGCCATTCTTGCCATCTCGGCACACTGGTTGACAAACGGTACATTTGTTACAGCTATGGAAAAACCTCCCACCATACACGACTTTGGTGGTTTTCCGAAAGCTTTATTTGAAGTGCAATACCCTGCACCTGGTTCTCCAGAACTTGCAAAAAAGATCCAATCCCTTGTAAAATCACAACCAGTTGGACTAGATTATGATTGGGGTCTTGATCACGGAACTTGGAGCGTTTTAAAACATATTTACCCAGAAGCAAACATACCTGTTGTACAATTGAGTATCGATTACAAACTTTCACTACAACAACACTTAGAGATTGCAAAGGAACTCATACCCTTACGAGAAGAAGGAATTCTCATTGTCGCAAGTGGCAATATAGTACATAACTTAGGTATGGTAGCTTGGGACAGGTTGAATGAAGTTTATGGATTTGATTGGGCAATGGATGTGAATCAAAATGTGAAAAAATGGATCGATATTGGTGATATAGACTCATTGCTCTCCATTCGCTCCAAAGGTAAGGCATTTGAATGGGCAATTCCTTCGACGGAACATTATTTACCACTTCTATATACACTTGGAACACAATTACCATCAGATAAAGTATCCTTTTTTAATGATAAACCAGTGGCTGGGGCATTGACAATGACATCAGTTCGATTGGATTCCAAGCCAGTCTTAAGTTAA
- a CDS encoding site-2 protease family protein, which produces MESNKSTHVILFFLTFLTLTYSDIFLNPDVPQTLTNYKLYFFVNWPYSVTLLLILFGHEMGHYLPARYYGVRASLPYFIPLPFGPIGTMGAVIKIKDQIPNKKVLFDIGVGGPAVSLILSLIVWIIGISLSKVVEIPSDLDRSSFLFFGDSLFTYFSTQWILGPVNFDLMDIQAHPLAKAGWVGLLITAINLLPFGQLDGGHVIYSMFGESYRKWIHILFGFFLIFALIHFTWLIWCFLIYYLLRIEHPFIKDAINGIGKTRFMFGVFILVSFLIIFVPKPIILGSEYDNPSLLGDLFRLIVKTVGISE; this is translated from the coding sequence TTGGAATCAAATAAATCTACCCATGTAATCTTATTTTTTCTGACATTTCTTACACTTACTTATTCTGATATCTTTTTGAATCCTGATGTTCCTCAAACATTAACAAATTATAAATTATATTTTTTTGTCAATTGGCCTTATTCTGTTACTTTGTTATTAATTCTTTTCGGCCATGAAATGGGTCATTATTTACCAGCACGATATTATGGTGTTCGTGCAAGTTTACCATATTTTATCCCACTTCCATTTGGCCCTATTGGAACCATGGGTGCTGTGATCAAAATTAAAGACCAAATCCCAAATAAAAAAGTTTTGTTTGATATTGGAGTAGGTGGCCCTGCAGTTAGTTTGATTCTATCTCTGATTGTTTGGATCATTGGGATTTCTCTATCAAAGGTAGTAGAGATTCCTTCTGATTTGGATCGCTCCAGTTTTCTATTTTTTGGAGATAGTTTATTCACTTATTTTTCTACTCAGTGGATTTTGGGGCCGGTTAACTTTGATTTGATGGACATACAGGCACATCCACTGGCAAAAGCAGGTTGGGTAGGTCTACTCATCACAGCGATTAACTTGCTTCCGTTTGGCCAACTAGATGGGGGACATGTCATATATTCAATGTTTGGTGAATCATATCGAAAATGGATCCATATTTTATTTGGATTCTTTTTAATTTTTGCATTAATACATTTTACCTGGCTTATATGGTGTTTTCTTATTTATTATTTATTGAGAATAGAACATCCATTCATCAAAGATGCAATAAATGGAATTGGTAAAACTCGATTTATGTTTGGTGTTTTTATACTAGTATCTTTCCTAATTATTTTTGTACCAAAACCGATTATACTAGGATCAGAATATGATAATCCTTCTTTACTGGGTGATCTATTTCGTCTGATAGTAAAGACAGTAGGTATAAGCGAATGA
- a CDS encoding SHOCT domain-containing protein — protein MTCRIFQQKITLVDSTASIAFFEVDDEEWKELFPTPFRQLELSAEHLGELPKILSSIQYKRGILAYEDWELLVPESYLLEIKRFVTKRLAENQKKVYLCIFKIDDLLAPNVKILKTSFYIMGTEKGLVILFQEINTNISFSTQYSFEDWVLFQPLPIKPIYKPELWIKNKDSLSLYRDQSQVKRPIYGNIIVHKNPDLIPDPPIYRYPKDDEEPQKEHGEWKSVPEKLKILEDLRKKKLITDEEYQDKKTELLKEF, from the coding sequence ATGACATGTCGAATTTTCCAACAAAAAATCACCTTGGTAGATTCTACTGCTTCCATTGCTTTTTTTGAAGTTGACGATGAAGAATGGAAAGAATTGTTTCCAACTCCATTCAGACAATTAGAACTGAGTGCGGAACATTTAGGAGAGTTGCCAAAAATATTATCATCCATTCAATACAAAAGAGGCATATTGGCATACGAAGATTGGGAACTTTTAGTTCCTGAATCATATTTGTTAGAAATAAAAAGATTTGTGACCAAAAGATTGGCAGAGAATCAAAAGAAAGTTTATCTTTGTATCTTTAAAATCGATGATCTTTTGGCACCAAATGTAAAAATATTAAAAACAAGTTTTTATATAATGGGAACGGAAAAGGGTTTAGTGATTTTATTCCAAGAAATAAACACGAATATCAGTTTTTCTACGCAATACTCTTTTGAGGATTGGGTTTTATTCCAACCCCTTCCTATCAAACCAATTTATAAACCAGAACTTTGGATTAAAAACAAAGATTCATTGAGTTTATATCGAGACCAATCGCAAGTTAAAAGACCAATATATGGAAATATAATTGTCCATAAAAATCCAGATTTAATTCCAGATCCGCCTATTTACCGTTATCCGAAAGATGACGAAGAACCTCAAAAAGAACATGGAGAGTGGAAGTCTGTTCCAGAAAAACTGAAAATTTTAGAGGACTTACGTAAAAAGAAACTCATTACAGATGAAGAGTACCAAGATAAAAAAACAGAACTCTTAAAAGAGTTTTAA